GATTCATCACTTTTTAATGATGAAGACTTTAATAAATATATAAAAATTAACAATAGTGATTATTCACTTGAAAATTCTTCACCTATTTTCAAAAATTTGGATAATTTAAATAATGTTGAATACACCAGACAAAGTTTAACTTATCAATTGTATAAAGCAACTGGAAAACAAACGGATTTGAGAACATCAAATTATTACTGAAAAGCTTCAAATTTAATACTAAAATCAAAAAATAAGAATTGAAAAATGCATGGAAAATATGGTGGCTATTGAAGAACTTGAAATAATATAAATCATGGAATTCCATCAATATTAGGCGTTTATCCAAGTAATTTTGAAGTGTGACCTCCACATGCATATCTTATGTATGGTTATGATGATGACACAGATATGTTTCTTGGATCTTTCTGCTGAGGATCTAGTGAAACAAACACTGCATTATATTCATATTATAATGGTGCTTTTGGATCATACTATTTCACAATAACTGGTGAAAGAAAAAATAAAGAATTAAAAAAATTGTTTTCATACAAAAACAAAAAATATACTGGAGAAGAAATAACAAAAATGATTGAACAAAAAGAAAAATAAAATGCAGAACAAAATTAAAACTTTTTTAAACTTCTCAGTATCAATTAATTACTTTTTCTTAGCCATCATTTTGTTCGTTGTTTTTCCACTTTATTTTTTAGGAGATTTATCGCCTTCTTTTAAAGTAAAAGGACCGGAAAAACAATACTTAAGTGTTTATGGTTTGTATGTTTTTAAAGATTTTACAGCTTTATTAATAACATTATTGCTATTTATACCTCTAAATATTGTATTTTTCAAATTACAAGGCAATTCTTTTATTAAATCAATAATTCCATTTGTTTTTTATAAATCAATAAAATTCGAAACGTTTGATAAAAGAAAAACTTTAAATTGAAATATTGCTTTTAGTATCTTGCTTATTATTGCTTTTGGTTTTATTATAGCAGAATTAATACTTAATGGATTTGGCCCGGGATGAAAAGTTGCATTACTATTTTTCATAATTCACATTCCTTTTTATGTTTATTTTTCACTTTACACAATAACTATGTACTTGTATATTAACAATGTTAAATTTACAAAATAAAAAAATACTAATAAGGCTTTTTTATAGCTATATTAGTATTTTTTTTAATATTTATTTTTGCTTTTTTGATGCTCTAATTTTAAAGTCATTTCTTGACGTAATAAATCATTGTTAATTCTAAATAAATAATCACTTACTGCTTCACTAATACCATTTTGATTGTATCTTGAAGTATGCAATTTATATTCTTTATTTTCTTTTTGAATCTTATCAGCAGTCAAATACGTAAATTTTAATGTTTCAATAAATTCATTATTTAAATATTCTTGACAGTTTATTACTGCTAAATAATCTTTTTTAATTGTTTCGTTTATTAAATATTTTTCTAAAGATCTTTGTGAATCTAAATAAGTTACATTAACGTTTTTACCCTGAAAAGTTTGGTTTCCTAAAAAAATTATTTTTAATTCATGTGTATTTTTTAAATAAGGAAAATTTATTGCTAAATCATCTGCTAAAAGTTCAAGGTTTTTTAATTCATCTTCATTTAAATAATCAATTACTATTGTAGGTTTAATCATATTATCTTTCAATTATTAAGCTTTCATGTGTCATTTCTTTTGGAATTTTAATTCTCATATAATCTAAAACTGTTGGTGCAATATTGGCCAAAATTCCTTCTTTGAATTTTAATTTTTTATCATTAGTCAATAACATAACTGGATTTGAAGTGTGTTTAGTTGCTGGATTACCATTTATATCTTCAGTAACTTCAGCATTTCCATGATCTGCTGTAATAAAGACTGTTACGTTATTTTCATTTGCTCAGTCAAGCATTTTACCGATTTCTTGATCAAGAATTTCTACTGCTTTAATTGTAGAAGATAAATTGCCTGTATGCCCAACCATATCAGGATTTGCATAATTCATAATTACTATGTCAAAATTATCTAAATTTTTAATTAATTGATTAGTAATTTCTTTTGCAGACATTTCTGGAGCATTAGCATAAGATTCAACTTTTTGTGATGGAACCATAATTCTAAATGAATGCTCATATTGAACATCATTTCCCCCATCCATAAAAAAAGTCACATGTGCATATTTTTGTGTTTCTGCTAATCTTAGCTGTCTTAGTTTATTATTTGCTAAAACTTGTCCAATAGGATTGTTTATTTTCATTTCTTCAAAAGCAATGTCAGTATTTAAACCTTCATATTTCATCATTGATACAAAAGTATTTATTTTTACTAAATCTTTTGTTTTATAGGTGTATAAATCAGAATTTAAAAACAAATGTGTTAATTGTCTTGCTCTATCAGGTCTAAAATTAAAGAAAATAATTGAATCTCCATCTTTAACAAATTTGGCATTAGGATTAATTGCAGGAATTAAAAATTCATCAGTAATATTTTTATCATATTGCTCTTGTACATAGGCATTGGGATTACTAAAAACTTCTTTGCTATTTCCAAGCATAGCTTGATAATGCTGTTCAACACGATCAAACATTTGATCACGATCCATTCCATAAAATCTTCCACCAATAGAAGCTATTTTATAGCCATATTTATCACAAATTAAATTCAGTTTATCGAGGGATTTTAAAATTGATTTTGGCGCTACATCACGTCCATCACCTAAAACATGAATTGAAACATTTTTTAATCCTTCTTTATGTGCCATTTCTAATAGTTGAAACAAATGGTCCTGTTCTGAGTGGACACCACCAGCACTTAAAAGTCCAATTAAATGTAAGGTTCTTTGATTTGTTTTAACATCTTTAAAAGCCTTTAAAAAAGCTTTATTAGTAAAATACTCACCTGTTTTAATCGCTTGATTAATTAACGATAAACCAGTATAGACAATTCTACCTGCACCAATATTCAAGTGACCTACTTCAGAATTTCCCATTTGATCTTTCGGTAATCCAACATATTCACCGCTTGCTTGAATAATTGTGTTAGGATAATTTAAAAATAAATTATCAAAATTTGGTGTTTTTGCTAATTTAAAAGCGTTGCCTTGGACTTCATCTCTCAAACCTAATCCATCAATTACAACTAAAACTACTTTTTTCATAAAATTCTTCTCCAACAAATTTGTTTATAATGTTAATTATAAAAAATTAATATGTAATAATATAAATAAAATAAGATTGTCAAAGGAGTTTTATGTCATACAAAGCTTTATATCGTAAATATAGACCACAAGTTTTTGATGAAGTCCAAGGACAAGATCACATCATTCAAACATTAAAAAATGCAATTAAAAATAATAAAATCAGTCATGCTTATTTATTTAGTGGACCAAGAGGAGTAGGTAAAACATCAATTGCCAAAATTTTTGCAAATGTTTTAAATTGTGTTCATACAATTGAAAATTTTGATGTATGTGACGACTGTATAAAAAATACTGAAAATAATTTAGATATTATCGAAATGGATGCTGCTTCAAATAACGGAGTAGATGACATTAGAAAATTACAAGAAAAAATAGAACATCTTCCAAGCAATGGAAAATATAAAGTCTATATTATTGATGAAGTTCATATGTTATCAAAAGGAGCCTTTAATGCTTTATTAAAAACTCTTGAGGAACCTCCTGTTCATGTAATTTTTATACTTGCTACAACTGATCCACAAAAAATTCCTTTAACTGTTTTGTCAAGATTGCAACGTCACAATTTCAAGAAAATTACTAGCAAGACTATTGCTAAACAAATTAAAAAAGTTTTTGATTTGGAAGCAATTAAATATGAAGATGAAGCAATCAATTACATTTCACGTCTTGCTCAAGGTGGAATGCGTGATGCACTTTCTATTAGTGAACAAGCCATTGCTTATGGAAATGGAAAAGTAACTTTGGAAGATATTATCAACTCTTTTGGAGTTGTGTCAAATGAAACTTTAATAGAAATTATTAATAACTTATCTTTGGGCAAAATTAAAAAAGTTTTAGAAACATTTAATAATTTAAAAAATGATGGAATTGATCCAGAACAATTTGTTTATAGTCTCTTTGGCATCCTTGAAGATTACATAGTGTTTAAAAATACATACAATCATGAACTATTAGAATATTTAAATTTAGAACAAATTGAAAATTTAGAATGAGAACTAGATTATTCAACAAATTGTTTAGATTTAATTTTCAAGTTAATGAAAGAATTAAAGTATAGTGAAACGCCTTTTCAATTAATTGAAATTTATTTATTAAAAATGATGAATAAAAATGCAAATCCAACAACTACTATAAAAGAAATGCAAACAACTATTAAAGAAAATAAAACTAATAATGAACTTTTAATAGAAGGAACAATAAAAGAAATGAAACATAACGAAAATACAGAAAATAAAGAAAAAAATACAAAAGAAACAAATTTAATTTCTGATAATCTTCAGGAAGAAAAGAATGTTTCCACTCAAAATTTAAATGTAAATGACATTTTAGAACAAAGTCAAGAATTTGTCTTAGAATCACAAGATCATCAAGAAGACCAAAATACAATTGAAAATGATTTACTTTCATTTGAAGACCAGTATGTTGATGATGGACTAATTTCATCTGCTGAATTTTCAATTGATAATAAAGAATCAATTGAAAACGATATGCCAATTCCAACGCTAGCAAAATATAAAAATACTATTGTTTTCGAAGATTATTTAAATAAAGAAAAGATTGAACAAATTTTGAGAAACAGCACTTTAAATCTTAATAAAATGGATAAAACTATCAGTGCTCTTAATTTTATGGTTAGTGATAGAAACTACAAAGATTTAATAGAAGTTTTAAATAATTTAAAATTAATTTCTGCTGGAGAAAAACATTTACTTTTTTATGGTAATTCTAAAACTAATTTAGCTTATTTACAATACATAAAAGAAAATGCTTACAATTCAAATATACAAAACTTTATTAAAGATTATTTTGGCAGTTACAAACACTTATATGTTGTTAGCAGAAGACAGAAAGAATTATTATTTGAATTAGATTCTAAATTTGCTCAAGAAAGCAAAAATAATGTTAAAACTAAAGCAGAAGAATTAGAAGATGTTGTTTTAGAAAAAACAAAAACAATGACTGAAAGTTTGTATGAAAAATTATTAAAATTTTAGGAGATTATTATGGATCAAGCAATGTTAAGAAAAATGCAAAAATTGCAAAAAGAATTTGAACAAAAAGAAGAAATTTTTCAAGAAGAAGAATTTAAATTAGAAAAACAAGGTGTTGAAGTTATTGCAAAAGGTAGCAAAAAAATAGTTTCAATTAAAATTAAAGAAACATTTTTATTAGATGAAGATGATCCTGAAACACTAGAGGATTTATTGACTCTTGTAATCAATGATTTATTTATTTTAATTGATGAAAAACACGAAGAAATTATGCCTAATATTCCTGGTTTAGGATTCTAATGCAGATTGAAACCATTGAATCACTCAATAAAAAATTAACTTCACTTCCAGGAATTAGTAAAAAACAAGCTGAAAAAATATCTAATTTTCTAATGCAAGTGGATAAAGAATATCTAGATGATTTAATTGAACATTTTATGTCCTTAAAAAAAAGAATTTCTTTTTGTTCAAAGTGTAATTTTATTGAAGAAGATAATAAGTGTTTAAGTTGTTACGAAAATAAAGAAAAAAATTTAATGATTGTTGAAAGCCCTGCAATTGTAAAAAAAATTTCAAATATGGATTTTTTTAACGGTTATTTCTATGTTTTACCCTCTTTAGTCACAATTAAGGCTCAATTAAAAGATGAATTAGATTTAGATTTTAGTCATCTTCTAAATTTCATAAGAGATAAAAATATAAATGAAGTAATCATTGTTCTAAGCCCTACAATTGATGGTGAAATTACTACTAATTATCTTATGAATAAGTTAGATGAGGAAAAAATAAAAAATTCAAGAGCTGCAATCGGAATGCCAATGAATTCAAACATAGATTATTTAGATACTTTCACAATTAAACAATCAATCGAAAATAGAAATAATAAAAAATAAAAATGGAGAAAAAACATGTTCATAACTTTTGAGGGACCTGACGGAAGTGGTAAAACAACAATTCTTAAACTTTTAGTAGCGAAGTTAGAAAAAACTTTTCCGAATCTTAAATTATTATTAACTAGAGAACCTGGCGGTAAAAAAGTTTTGGAAGCGGAAAAAATTAGAGAAATAATTTTAAATAAAGAAAGTAAAATTTCTCCAATTACAGAAGCTTTACTTTATACTGCTTCAAGAAGAATTCACTTGGATCAAGTTATCATTCCTGCTCTTAAAAGAAATGAACTAATTTTATGTGATAGATATGTGGATAGTTTTTACGCATATCAAGGATTTGCTAGAGAATTAGGATTTGAATTTACATCACAATTGACTAATTTAGTAATTGATAATATAATGCCAAAAATAACTTTTTTCTTTGATATTAAACCAGAAGAAAGCAAAAAAAGACGTTGCGAAATTAGAGGTGAACAAAATCGTTTAGATCAAGAAAATGACGATTTTCATAGAAAAGTTTATGAAGGTTATTGAAATTTAATTAAACAAGAACCGGACCGTTTTATTGTTATTGATGCAAGTAAAAGTGTTGAAGAAGTTTTTGAAGAAACTTATAGAAAATTAACTGAAAATTTAGAATTTAAACAATACATTGAAAATTTAAAATAAAATGAAAAAACAAAATCTAGAATACATCATTCAACACTCTTTAGAGCAAAACAAAGTCAATCATTGTTATTTATTAAAAAGTTATGAAAAAGTTAATTTTGATAAATCTATATTATTTATAATAAATGCTTTAAATAAGTCAAACTTAAAAAATTTAAATCAAGAAAATTTGCCTGCTAATATTGTTGTTTTTAACAAAAGCGATAACGGAAATTTGGCTTTGGAAAAAGAAGAAATAGTTAAACAATTTGAACTAACTTCACTTTCAACTTTTCAAGAAAATCAATATAAATTTTTAGTTTTTGAAAATATTGATCAAGCTTCAAATGCGGCTTTAAATTCATTATTAAAAACCATTGAAAATCCATCGAAAAATGTAATTTTTATTTTAACAACTAACAAATTTAATAAAGTACTAAGCACAATAAAATCGCGTTCAATGATTATTAATATTCCATCCACTAATAAAAAGGAAATTGAAAAAAAATTATTGAATAACAATTTATCTCCTAGAGAGAGCTATTTATTTGCGCAAATTTTCACAGATACCAAGCAAATTCTAAGTACTATTAAGCCATACACTTTAGATACTTTTTTAGAATTAAAAAATGTTGTCGAAAACTCATTCAAAAATCCATATTTTTTATATGCATATTTAATTCAATATTTAAAAAAAGATACAAAACAAGATTTTTTAAATCTTATCTATGCTCTTAAATATTTTTATAGTTTAAGTTGAAATGCTGAAAAAAATGAAGATGAAGAATTAAAAAATTTAGCGAAAAAAATGAAAAATGCAAATTTTGACTTATACGACTGTTTTATTGTTATTTCTGATTTTTTGAATAATCAAGATAGTAATCTGAACTTCTTTTTACAAGCTGAAAAAATGTTAATAAAATTAATGGAGATTTATGTCTAAAATTTACATTGTTGGTACTCCTATTGGAAACATGAAAGATATAACTTTAAGAGCTTTAGAAACTTTAAAAATGGTAGATGTTATAGCATGTGAGGATACACGTGTAACTGCTAAATTACTCAACTATTGGGAAATAAACAAAAAACTGTTTTCATATAATAAAAACAATGAAAAAAATTCTGCAGATGGGTTGATTAAAATAGTACAAGAAGAGAATTTAAGTGTTGCACTAGTTAGTGATGCTGGTATGCCTTTAATTAGTGATCCAGGTTTTGAACTTGTAAAAAAAGCTAGAGAAAATAATATTGAAATTGAAATTATTCCTGGTGTTAATGCTGCAATTACCACATTAGCACTTAGTTCATTAGCCAGCACATTTGTTTTTTTAGGATTCCCGAAAGAAAAAAGCAAACAAAGACAAGATCAATTGAAAGAAATGACTAGTGAACATGCTTATATTTTTTATGTTGCTCCACATAAATTAATGAGTTTTTTAGCTGATATTGAAACCATCCATCAAGATAATATTGAAATTTTCTTGGCTAAAGAATTAACAAAGATGTTTGAAAAACATTTTTCCGGTAATGTTTATAAGATCAAAGAAGAACTTTCTTCTAGTTCATTAAAAGGTGAATTCACAATGGTTTTGAAATTAAAAACTATTAAAAAAACAAAAATTAATAAATATGCTCATTTTTCAAAAAATAATTTAATTTAAAAACAAACTCAAAATTCTTACTTTGCAAAGTTTGTTTTTTTATATTTCTTATATAATAATTAAATTAATTAACTAATCATTACTTTTCTTATTATTAATCATTTATTAATTTGTGTTTAAGGAGTTATTTATGAGAGATAATCACATTAATCTTTTTGCGCTTGGTGGCTTAGATGAAAATGGCAAAAACTGCTATGTTTTAGAGTACAACGACAAAATTTATATCATTAATTCAGGTACTAAAATTCCTATTAATTCTAATAATGGAGTTGATACTTTAATCCCTTCTTTTGATTATTTAATTAAAAATAAACACAAAATTGAAGGAATTTTTATCACTGACGTAAAAAATGAAACTTTTAGTGCTTTACCTTGATTATTAATGAAGTTACCTGATTTAAAAATTTATACTTCAGAATTCAATAAAATAATGATCTTGGATCGTTTGTCAAAATACAAAATCGCCAATGCTGCATATAAAGTTTTTGTTATGAAAAGTGTTACCAAAGTTGGTGAAATTTTTGTTCAACCAATTGAACTTGCAGGATCAATGCCAGGACATTTAGGCTTTGATTTTATTACTCCAAATGGTGACATACTTTTCATGTTTAACTTTGTTGAAGGTGATTTAGGAATTTATGGCAAGTTAAATTTTCAAGAACTAGCAAAAAATTTTCAAAAAAGAAAACTATTAGCTTTAGTTGTGGACGCAGGAAGAGCTAACTATGCTGGCAAAGCATTTGATAAAATTTCACTTCCTATTTCAATTCGCGAAGTTTTTCTAAAAGCTAAAGAAAATGAAAGAATTATTATCGGCGCCTATGATGAAGAAATGGCAGCTATTCAACAAATTTTAGATTTAGCATATCAAACTAGTCGTCCTATTGTAACTTATGGAAAAACTTATGGTCAAGTTTTTGAATTAATTAGACGTAAATATCCTGATTTAAAATGACCAAAATTAGTTGATTATAAAAACGCTAATAAAACTAATAATGCAGTTATTTTAGTCACTGGATCAATCGAAAGACTTTATTCAAGATTTTTAAGAATAACAGATAACAACGATGTGTTTTTAAAATTGCAAAAAAATGATAATGTAATTTTTCTTGCTCCAGCAATTAATGGTCTAGAAAGTTTAGAAGCTGTAACTTTAGATGAAATAGCTCGTATTACTCCAAAAATTAGTGATGTTACTGCTACAGAATTTTATAGACATCGTCCCGCAAGACAAGATTTAATTGATCTAGTTAATATTACTAAACCTGAATATGTAATTCCTGTTCAAGGACTTTATAGATATTTAACTGATGCAGCAAGATATATTTCACAAGAAACAAAATTTAACCAAAATCACTGTTTATTGCTTCAAAATGGAAAAATTGCACACTTTATCAATGGTAAGTTAGCTTCAACTAAAGGTAAAGTGAAAGAAATAGGTGAAACTATTATTGATGGTTTTGGAATTGGTGATATTTCTTCTGAAGTTATCACTGAAAGAGAACTATTAGGAAGAGATGGTGTTATTCTTGTTTCAGGACTCTACAATAGCAAAACAAAACTAATTACTTCAAAATTGCAAATTAATTTTGTCGGTGTAATTGATAAAGAAAATAAAAAAGAAGCACAGGAAATTATTAAAGCTTCTTTAGCAAAAATTCTTGACACAGATCAATTTGACGGCCTTAAAGATTTTCAAAATCGAGCACGTCAAGTAATTAAACGTAAAATTTTTAAAACTTTTGACAAAGAACCAATGGTTATTGTGTCTTTAGTTCAAATGTAGAAAGCACTTTTTGTGCTTTTTTTGTTTTTCTAAAATAAAAAAATTGAAAAATTTTTTTTAATTTCTAAGTAACATTTCTAGTACTAAATCTTATTAATAATTTATAATAAACATATTAATATTAATTAATATAAAAATAAGGAGAGTTCATGAAATTAATAAAAGTTGAAGCACATGGATTTAAGTCATTTGCTGATCCTATTTCATTGAAATTCGATGGTGGAGTTGCCGGAATTATTGGACCAAATGGTTCTGGTAAATCAAACAT
This Mycoplasmopsis columbina DNA region includes the following protein-coding sequences:
- a CDS encoding putative cysteine peptidase, which translates into the protein MSKVVKHAWWFATRNTNESGAYLDKEFENINDNSGLCEYVALSQLMLYNHLFVDSSLFNDEDFNKYIKINNSDYSLENSSPIFKNLDNLNNVEYTRQSLTYQLYKATGKQTDLRTSNYYWKASNLILKSKNKNWKMHGKYGGYWRTWNNINHGIPSILGVYPSNFEVWPPHAYLMYGYDDDTDMFLGSFCWGSSETNTALYSYYNGAFGSYYFTITGERKNKELKKLFSYKNKKYTGEEITKMIEQKEK
- the gpmI gene encoding 2,3-bisphosphoglycerate-independent phosphoglycerate mutase, coding for MKKVVLVVIDGLGLRDEVQGNAFKLAKTPNFDNLFLNYPNTIIQASGEYVGLPKDQMGNSEVGHLNIGAGRIVYTGLSLINQAIKTGEYFTNKAFLKAFKDVKTNQRTLHLIGLLSAGGVHSEQDHLFQLLEMAHKEGLKNVSIHVLGDGRDVAPKSILKSLDKLNLICDKYGYKIASIGGRFYGMDRDQMFDRVEQHYQAMLGNSKEVFSNPNAYVQEQYDKNITDEFLIPAINPNAKFVKDGDSIIFFNFRPDRARQLTHLFLNSDLYTYKTKDLVKINTFVSMMKYEGLNTDIAFEEMKINNPIGQVLANNKLRQLRLAETQKYAHVTFFMDGGNDVQYEHSFRIMVPSQKVESYANAPEMSAKEITNQLIKNLDNFDIVIMNYANPDMVGHTGNLSSTIKAVEILDQEIGKMLDWANENNVTVFITADHGNAEVTEDINGNPATKHTSNPVMLLTNDKKLKFKEGILANIAPTVLDYMRIKIPKEMTHESLIIER
- the dnaX gene encoding DNA polymerase III subunit gamma/tau; translated protein: MSYKALYRKYRPQVFDEVQGQDHIIQTLKNAIKNNKISHAYLFSGPRGVGKTSIAKIFANVLNCVHTIENFDVCDDCIKNTENNLDIIEMDAASNNGVDDIRKLQEKIEHLPSNGKYKVYIIDEVHMLSKGAFNALLKTLEEPPVHVIFILATTDPQKIPLTVLSRLQRHNFKKITSKTIAKQIKKVFDLEAIKYEDEAINYISRLAQGGMRDALSISEQAIAYGNGKVTLEDIINSFGVVSNETLIEIINNLSLGKIKKVLETFNNLKNDGIDPEQFVYSLFGILEDYIVFKNTYNHELLEYLNLEQIENLEWELDYSTNCLDLIFKLMKELKYSETPFQLIEIYLLKMMNKNANPTTTIKEMQTTIKENKTNNELLIEGTIKEMKHNENTENKEKNTKETNLISDNLQEEKNVSTQNLNVNDILEQSQEFVLESQDHQEDQNTIENDLLSFEDQYVDDGLISSAEFSIDNKESIENDMPIPTLAKYKNTIVFEDYLNKEKIEQILRNSTLNLNKMDKTISALNFMVSDRNYKDLIEVLNNLKLISAGEKHLLFYGNSKTNLAYLQYIKENAYNSNIQNFIKDYFGSYKHLYVVSRRQKELLFELDSKFAQESKNNVKTKAEELEDVVLEKTKTMTESLYEKLLKF
- a CDS encoding YbaB/EbfC family nucleoid-associated protein, which translates into the protein MDQAMLRKMQKLQKEFEQKEEIFQEEEFKLEKQGVEVIAKGSKKIVSIKIKETFLLDEDDPETLEDLLTLVINDLFILIDEKHEEIMPNIPGLGF
- a CDS encoding toprim domain-containing protein; the protein is MQIETIESLNKKLTSLPGISKKQAEKISNFLMQVDKEYLDDLIEHFMSLKKRISFCSKCNFIEEDNKCLSCYENKEKNLMIVESPAIVKKISNMDFFNGYFYVLPSLVTIKAQLKDELDLDFSHLLNFIRDKNINEVIIVLSPTIDGEITTNYLMNKLDEEKIKNSRAAIGMPMNSNIDYLDTFTIKQSIENRNNKK
- the tmk gene encoding dTMP kinase, which translates into the protein MFITFEGPDGSGKTTILKLLVAKLEKTFPNLKLLLTREPGGKKVLEAEKIREIILNKESKISPITEALLYTASRRIHLDQVIIPALKRNELILCDRYVDSFYAYQGFARELGFEFTSQLTNLVIDNIMPKITFFFDIKPEESKKRRCEIRGEQNRLDQENDDFHRKVYEGYWNLIKQEPDRFIVIDASKSVEEVFEETYRKLTENLEFKQYIENLK
- a CDS encoding hypothetical protein (catalyzes the DNA-template-directed extension of the 3'-end of a DNA strand; the delta' subunit seems to interact with the gamma subunit to transfer the beta subunit on the DNA); this encodes MKKQNLEYIIQHSLEQNKVNHCYLLKSYEKVNFDKSILFIINALNKSNLKNLNQENLPANIVVFNKSDNGNLALEKEEIVKQFELTSLSTFQENQYKFLVFENIDQASNAALNSLLKTIENPSKNVIFILTTNKFNKVLSTIKSRSMIINIPSTNKKEIEKKLLNNNLSPRESYLFAQIFTDTKQILSTIKPYTLDTFLELKNVVENSFKNPYFLYAYLIQYLKKDTKQDFLNLIYALKYFYSLSWNAEKNEDEELKNLAKKMKNANFDLYDCFIVISDFLNNQDSNLNFFLQAEKMLIKLMEIYV
- the rsmI gene encoding 16S rRNA (cytidine(1402)-2'-O)-methyltransferase — encoded protein: MSKIYIVGTPIGNMKDITLRALETLKMVDVIACEDTRVTAKLLNYWEINKKLFSYNKNNEKNSADGLIKIVQEENLSVALVSDAGMPLISDPGFELVKKARENNIEIEIIPGVNAAITTLALSSLASTFVFLGFPKEKSKQRQDQLKEMTSEHAYIFYVAPHKLMSFLADIETIHQDNIEIFLAKELTKMFEKHFSGNVYKIKEELSSSSLKGEFTMVLKLKTIKKTKINKYAHFSKNNLI
- a CDS encoding MBL fold metallo-hydrolase RNA specificity domain-containing protein; its protein translation is MRDNHINLFALGGLDENGKNCYVLEYNDKIYIINSGTKIPINSNNGVDTLIPSFDYLIKNKHKIEGIFITDVKNETFSALPWLLMKLPDLKIYTSEFNKIMILDRLSKYKIANAAYKVFVMKSVTKVGEIFVQPIELAGSMPGHLGFDFITPNGDILFMFNFVEGDLGIYGKLNFQELAKNFQKRKLLALVVDAGRANYAGKAFDKISLPISIREVFLKAKENERIIIGAYDEEMAAIQQILDLAYQTSRPIVTYGKTYGQVFELIRRKYPDLKWPKLVDYKNANKTNNAVILVTGSIERLYSRFLRITDNNDVFLKLQKNDNVIFLAPAINGLESLEAVTLDEIARITPKISDVTATEFYRHRPARQDLIDLVNITKPEYVIPVQGLYRYLTDAARYISQETKFNQNHCLLLQNGKIAHFINGKLASTKGKVKEIGETIIDGFGIGDISSEVITERELLGRDGVILVSGLYNSKTKLITSKLQINFVGVIDKENKKEAQEIIKASLAKILDTDQFDGLKDFQNRARQVIKRKIFKTFDKEPMVIVSLVQM